Proteins from a genomic interval of Neoarius graeffei isolate fNeoGra1 chromosome 24, fNeoGra1.pri, whole genome shotgun sequence:
- the LOC132872447 gene encoding DNA translocase FtsK-like yields MAKIFNVCDILSKDDKPTACLRDLKPGEEVLARWSNSKFYRTTVDFVGTDNKTVDAKKATKKDMKKRDAAAQRFYNLPSLPQAGQSTSVQDHPNTVDHNVIQPPTTWPVYQPQPIESSLPIQPQHQPVTAWPQYQVPVSQSSPHTHPCYQHPPIQPLHQYAPTLSPVTHCSNLSQYPKHHQPHTALPTSSDLSQQPVLVDLDHRRQPPAPTVTPKESFLKMLYSPNKNQKPAVLGDQSQPSTSEHETSSSSSSADTLIIERDPLPEYGEPVFSLPESREDRSWKPCRACKPEVEKLVEEKAKLQDVLCGISGEHLEALKSFLNKVEQIQPQAGVGAPEHRSGKQELYPESGLFVSSTRLAAIHAEAKKDCLRLFHLLFDEFFTAAECRNAVAFGKHGKVPDGKTVLDKFKVNGILTYIMRCSTLDGWTPVEKSKVKKAFINKCRIRATTL; encoded by the exons ATGGCAAAGATATTTAATGTCTGTGATATACTAAGCAAAGATGATAAACCCACTGCCTGCCTTAGAGATCTGAAGCCAGGGGAAGAAGTACTTGCAAGATGGTCCAACAGCAAGTTCTACCGCACCACAGTGGACTTCGTTGGAACAGATAACAAGACAGTGGATGCCAAGAAGGCCACAAAGAAAGACATGAAAAAAAGAGATGCAGCTGCTCAAAGATTCTACAACCTTCCATCACTACCTCAAGCAGGTCAGTCCACCTCTGTACAGGATCATCCAAATACTGTGGACCACAATGTCATCCAGCCTCCAACTACCTGGCCAGTGTACCAACCTCAACCTATCGAGTCATCTTTACCTATCCAGCCACAGCACCAGCCTGTAACTGCCTGGCCACAGTACCAGGTTCCAGTTTCCCAGTCATCACCACACACGCATCCATGTTACCAGCATCCACCTATCCAGCCACTCCACCAGTATGCACCCACTCTGTCTCCAGTCACACATTGTTCCAACCTTTCGCAGTATCCAAAGCATCACCAACCTCACACGGCACTGCCCACATCTTCAGACCTGTCACAACAACCTGTTTTGGTGGATTTGGATCACCGAAGACAGCCACCAGCTCCTACTGTAACACCCAAAGAAAGCTTTCTCAAAATGTTGTACAGTCCTAATAAAAACCAAAAACCTGCTGTTCTTGGGGACCAGAGCCAGCCTAGTACGTCTGAACATGAGACTTCTTCAAGCTCATCATCTGCAGATACTTTAATCATCGAGCGTGATCCACTTCCAGAATATGGAGAGCCAGTTTTCAGTTTGCCTGAATCAAGAGAAGACAGATCATGGAAGCCATGCAGGGCATGCAAGCCAGAGGTGGAAAAATTAGTGGAGGAGAAGGCCAAACTGCAGGATGTGCTGTGCGGtataa GTGGTGAGCACCTCGAGGCATTAAAAAGCTTTCTGAACAAAGTGGAACAGATCCAACCTCAGGCTGGTGTTGGGGCTCCAGAACACAGATCTGGGAAGCAAGAGCTGTATCCAGAAAGTGGCCTATTCGTGTCTTCTACCCGCCTGGCTGCAATACATGCAGAAGCAAAGAAGGACTGCCTCCGATTGTTCCATCTTCTTTTTGATGAGTTCTTTACTGCAGCAGAGTGCCGAAATGCTGTGGCCTTTGGGAAGCACGGGAAGGTGCCAGATGGGAAGACAGTCCTGGATAAGTTCAAGGTCAATGGGATTCTAA CTTACATCATGCGCTGTAGTACCCTGGATGGATGGACACCTGTGGAGAAAAGTAAGGTCAAAAAAGCCTTCATAAACAAATGCCGCATCAGGGCCACAACACTGTAA